From a single Collimonas pratensis genomic region:
- a CDS encoding ABC transporter substrate-binding protein produces the protein MHTLIRGSLISAVLLSGTVLGASQAVAADSGKITIMVGGITKMIYLPAKLTEQLGYFKEEGLDVELQSQPAGVDAENELLAGAVQAVVGFYDHSIDLQSKGKEVTAITVFGQVPGEVEMVSTKAAASIKSMADVKGKTLGVTGLGSSTNFLTQYLAAKSGISSNQYSVLPVGADNTFIVAIKQGRIDAGMTTEPTVSQLLKTGDASVLVDMRTVEGTVKALGGLYPASSLYVQRPWLNTHKAEATKLARAFVKTLKFINTHSAAEIADKMPKDYYGNNKPMYVQALQNSLPMFSADGKMPPGGPETVLQVLSGFNPNVKGKHIDLAKTYTNEFVSAAK, from the coding sequence ATGCATACCCTCATCCGCGGTTCGTTGATTTCTGCTGTGCTGCTGTCGGGCACGGTGCTTGGCGCCAGCCAGGCCGTTGCGGCAGACTCAGGAAAAATCACCATTATGGTCGGCGGCATCACCAAAATGATTTACCTGCCGGCCAAGCTGACTGAACAGCTCGGTTACTTCAAGGAAGAGGGGCTGGATGTCGAGCTGCAATCGCAGCCGGCCGGGGTCGATGCAGAAAATGAATTGCTGGCCGGCGCGGTGCAGGCGGTGGTCGGTTTCTACGACCACTCCATCGATCTGCAAAGCAAGGGCAAGGAAGTCACTGCGATCACGGTCTTCGGACAGGTTCCCGGCGAAGTGGAAATGGTTTCGACCAAGGCAGCCGCCAGCATCAAGAGCATGGCCGACGTCAAGGGCAAGACCCTGGGCGTGACCGGTCTCGGTTCCTCCACCAACTTCCTGACCCAGTACCTGGCAGCCAAGAGCGGCATCAGTTCCAACCAGTATTCGGTGCTGCCGGTAGGCGCCGACAATACCTTCATCGTGGCGATCAAGCAGGGCCGCATCGATGCCGGCATGACCACCGAACCGACCGTATCGCAGCTGCTGAAGACCGGCGATGCCTCGGTGCTGGTCGACATGCGCACCGTCGAAGGCACGGTCAAGGCGCTCGGCGGCCTATACCCGGCCTCCAGCCTGTACGTGCAGCGGCCATGGCTGAATACGCACAAAGCGGAGGCAACCAAGCTGGCGCGCGCTTTCGTCAAGACGCTGAAATTCATCAATACCCACAGCGCGGCTGAAATCGCCGACAAGATGCCGAAGGACTACTACGGCAACAACAAGCCGATGTATGTACAGGCGCTGCAAAACTCCCTGCCGATGTTTTCCGCAGACGGCAAGATGCCGCCAGGCGGCCCCGAGACTGTCTTGCAGGTCTTGTCCGGATTTAATCCGAACGTCAAGGGCAAGCATATCGATCTGGCTAAAACCTATACCAACGAGTTCGTCAGCGCGGCTAAATAA
- a CDS encoding metallophosphoesterase family protein has product MKIAILSDIHANIWALQAVLADIKRQGADLIVNAGDILSGPLAPAATADLLMSLGLPTIAGNHERQLLSCAAKAGHPTDQFAFENTTQAQRDWIKGLPGTLAVAEDVYMCHGTPASDLIYFLEEVDQHGCRMARQTQIEAYAAGLSQTLIICGHSHKPRSCAVSGGRLVVNPGSVGLQAYDDDQPWFHVIENGSPHARYAMCEKDMHGWRVGHHCIGYDHHKAAAEAAKNGRDDWARWLLTGRAAS; this is encoded by the coding sequence ATGAAAATCGCCATCCTTTCCGATATCCACGCCAATATCTGGGCGCTGCAAGCCGTGCTGGCGGATATCAAACGCCAAGGTGCTGACCTGATCGTCAACGCCGGCGATATCCTGTCCGGCCCGCTGGCGCCGGCCGCTACAGCCGATCTGCTGATGTCGCTGGGCCTGCCTACCATCGCCGGCAACCACGAACGCCAGTTGCTGTCCTGCGCCGCCAAAGCCGGACATCCGACCGATCAGTTCGCCTTCGAAAACACCACACAGGCGCAGCGCGACTGGATCAAGGGACTACCCGGCACCCTGGCTGTCGCCGAGGACGTCTACATGTGCCACGGCACGCCGGCCAGCGACCTGATTTATTTCCTGGAAGAAGTCGACCAGCACGGTTGCCGCATGGCCCGGCAGACCCAGATCGAGGCATACGCCGCCGGCCTCAGCCAGACGCTCATCATCTGCGGCCACAGCCACAAGCCGCGCAGCTGTGCCGTCTCCGGCGGCAGGCTGGTAGTGAATCCGGGCAGCGTCGGCCTGCAAGCCTATGACGACGACCAGCCATGGTTTCATGTCATCGAAAACGGCAGCCCGCATGCGCGCTATGCGATGTGCGAAAAAGACATGCATGGCTGGCGCGTCGGCCACCACTGCATTGGTTACGACCATCACAAAGCCGCGGCCGAGGCCGCAAAGAACGGCAGGGATGACTGGGCACGCTGGCTGCTCACGGGACGCGCCGCGTCCTGA
- a CDS encoding ABC transporter ATP-binding protein: MTQTAYASAAPASPVKLATPEPSRDTPAIELRNVSCRFISPDGKATVALRDFTMSVARGEFVAVVGPTGCGKSTTLSMITGLLKPTVGEVRIMGEPVNGIDPRIGFVFQNDAVFPWRSVLHNVAAGPLFRGKPKDAAYALAEEWIRRVGLDKFSNHYPHQLSGGMRKRVALAQTFINSPEILLMDEPFSALDMQTRTLMQDELLQLWSSQAGSVVFVTHDLEEAIALADKVYVLTARPATLKSVYEIDLPRPRVMSEVRYEQRFIDISRKIWADLREEVHIS, from the coding sequence ATGACTCAAACAGCATACGCTTCGGCGGCGCCGGCTTCGCCTGTCAAGCTGGCGACGCCGGAACCGTCGCGCGACACACCCGCTATCGAACTGCGCAATGTCTCGTGCCGCTTCATCTCGCCGGACGGCAAGGCCACCGTAGCTTTGCGCGACTTCACCATGAGCGTGGCGCGCGGCGAATTCGTGGCAGTAGTTGGCCCTACCGGCTGCGGCAAGTCGACCACCCTGAGCATGATCACCGGCTTGCTGAAGCCGACCGTAGGCGAGGTGCGCATCATGGGTGAGCCGGTCAACGGCATCGATCCGCGTATCGGTTTTGTGTTCCAGAACGACGCAGTATTCCCGTGGCGCAGCGTGCTGCATAACGTCGCCGCCGGACCGCTGTTCCGCGGCAAGCCGAAAGATGCGGCCTATGCTTTGGCGGAAGAATGGATACGCCGCGTCGGCCTCGATAAATTCAGCAATCACTATCCGCACCAGCTGTCGGGCGGCATGCGCAAGCGCGTGGCCCTGGCCCAGACCTTCATCAACAGTCCCGAGATTTTGCTGATGGACGAACCCTTCAGCGCGCTTGACATGCAGACCCGCACCTTGATGCAGGACGAGCTGCTGCAGCTGTGGTCGTCGCAAGCGGGCTCGGTGGTGTTCGTCACCCACGACCTGGAAGAGGCGATTGCGCTGGCCGACAAGGTCTATGTGCTGACCGCCCGTCCGGCCACCCTGAAGAGCGTCTATGAAATCGACCTGCCGCGGCCGCGCGTGATGTCCGAGGTGCGCTACGAACAGCGCTTCATCGATATCTCGCGCAAGATCTGGGCTGACCTGCGCGAAGAAGTGCACATCAGCTAA
- a CDS encoding DUF4148 domain-containing protein — protein MKFTQLILALTAASLSFGAAAADNASDGKGKTRQEVRQELTEAQHNGQVPARNADYPPSKETIKRNQQSHKAAAHPKNEKTNGIDSHDDRGGAKQ, from the coding sequence ATGAAATTCACACAACTGATTTTGGCACTGACCGCAGCATCCTTATCATTCGGCGCCGCGGCTGCGGATAACGCTTCGGATGGCAAGGGCAAAACACGACAGGAGGTCCGGCAAGAACTGACCGAGGCGCAGCACAATGGCCAAGTCCCTGCCAGGAACGCCGATTACCCGCCATCGAAGGAAACCATCAAGAGGAATCAGCAAAGCCATAAGGCCGCGGCGCATCCCAAGAACGAAAAGACGAATGGGATTGACTCGCATGACGATCGCGGCGGCGCCAAGCAATAG
- a CDS encoding PhoH family protein yields the protein MPLPKLPTKPAALLSVQDYPKAEAGKAVKPRIAIVEPITRNKEIAPQARDKSVAKPAAKPAVTPVESRKTKAPAENGRAAAPAKPAEGHSRPKSSTSRAADKSGVTKLFVLDTNVLMHDPSSLFRFEEHDIYLPMVTLEELDNHKKGMSEVARNARQVSRSLDALVGDIGDDQIDSGIPLSKLGNKDAKGRLFFQTKLQNADLPEGLPVGKADNQILGVVRGLEAETPGRPVVLVSKDINMRIKARAMGLPAEDYFNDHVLEDTDLLYSGIQQLPDDFWIKHGKGIESWQENKHGTGYTYYRLSGPLVPTLLVNQFVFIEPKNGEPAFYGQVTQINGKTAVLQTLRDYGHAKNSVWGITARNREQNFALNLLMNPDCDFVTLLGQAGTGKTLLALAAGLAQVLETKTYNEIIVTRVTVPVGEDIGFLPGTEEEKMGPWMGAFDDNLEVLNKSDSDAGEWGRAATQDLIRSRIKIKSLNFMRGRTFVNKFLIIDEAQNLTPKQMKTLVTRAGPGTKIICLGNIAQIDTPYLTEGSSGLTYVVDRFKGWSHSGHVTLARGERSRLADHASDVL from the coding sequence ATGCCCTTACCAAAATTACCGACCAAACCCGCTGCTTTACTGTCCGTTCAAGATTATCCAAAAGCGGAAGCCGGCAAAGCCGTCAAACCACGTATCGCCATTGTTGAACCGATTACCCGCAACAAGGAAATAGCACCACAGGCACGCGACAAGTCGGTTGCCAAACCGGCTGCAAAGCCGGCTGTAACCCCGGTGGAAAGCCGCAAGACCAAGGCGCCGGCGGAGAATGGCCGCGCTGCCGCCCCGGCCAAGCCTGCCGAAGGCCATAGCCGCCCGAAATCGAGCACCAGCCGCGCCGCCGACAAATCCGGCGTGACCAAGCTGTTCGTGCTGGACACCAACGTGCTGATGCATGATCCAAGCTCGCTGTTCCGTTTTGAAGAGCATGACATCTATCTGCCGATGGTGACCCTGGAAGAACTGGACAACCACAAGAAAGGCATGTCGGAAGTCGCCCGTAACGCCCGCCAGGTATCGCGTTCGCTCGATGCGCTGGTCGGGGATATCGGCGACGACCAGATCGACAGCGGCATTCCCTTGTCCAAACTTGGCAACAAGGATGCCAAGGGCCGTCTGTTCTTCCAGACCAAGCTGCAGAATGCCGACCTGCCGGAAGGTTTGCCGGTCGGGAAAGCCGACAACCAGATCCTCGGCGTGGTGCGCGGACTGGAAGCGGAAACCCCGGGCCGCCCGGTGGTGCTGGTGTCAAAAGACATCAACATGCGCATCAAGGCCCGCGCCATGGGCTTGCCGGCGGAAGACTACTTTAATGACCACGTGCTGGAAGACACCGACCTGCTGTACTCGGGCATCCAGCAATTGCCGGACGATTTCTGGATCAAGCACGGCAAGGGCATCGAATCCTGGCAAGAGAACAAGCACGGCACCGGCTATACCTACTACCGCCTGAGCGGGCCATTGGTGCCGACCCTGCTGGTCAACCAGTTCGTTTTCATCGAACCGAAAAACGGCGAGCCGGCGTTCTACGGCCAGGTCACGCAGATCAACGGCAAGACCGCGGTGCTGCAAACCTTGCGCGACTACGGTCACGCCAAGAACAGCGTGTGGGGCATCACCGCCCGCAACCGCGAGCAGAACTTTGCCCTCAACCTGCTGATGAATCCGGACTGCGACTTCGTCACCCTGCTGGGCCAGGCCGGCACCGGCAAGACCTTGCTGGCGCTGGCGGCCGGCTTGGCGCAAGTACTGGAAACCAAGACCTACAACGAAATCATCGTGACCCGCGTCACGGTGCCGGTCGGTGAAGACATCGGTTTCCTGCCGGGTACGGAAGAAGAGAAGATGGGGCCGTGGATGGGCGCCTTCGACGACAATCTGGAAGTGCTCAACAAGTCCGATTCCGATGCCGGCGAATGGGGTCGTGCCGCCACCCAGGATCTGATCCGTTCACGTATCAAGATCAAGTCGCTCAACTTCATGCGCGGCCGCACCTTCGTCAACAAGTTCCTGATCATCGACGAAGCGCAAAATCTGACGCCGAAGCAGATGAAGACGCTGGTGACGCGTGCCGGTCCGGGCACCAAGATCATCTGCCTGGGGAATATCGCGCAGATCGATACGCCGTACCTGACCGAAGGCTCGAGCGGCCTGACTTACGTGGTCGATCGATTCAAGGGCTGGTCGCATAGCGGCCATGTCACCTTGGCGCGTGGCGAGCGCTCACGTTTGGCAGATCACGCCAGCGACGTGCTGTAA
- a CDS encoding ABC transporter permease produces the protein MNQAHTVDKLSAASLATVEQEAQRKIKQRYWLVISLRVAILILTLGGWELAARLQWIDPFFFSQPSLIVIQIYDWIVEGTSQGPLWTQVLVTLEETVLGFLIGSVAGVVCGILLGRNKLLSDVFSIYIQVANSIPRVVLGSIFVIALGLGMASKVALAVVMVFFVVFGNAFQGVREADRYMIANAQILGASPRQVTMSVVIPSALSWILASLHVSFGFALVGAVVGEFLGSKQGIGLLISTAQGAFNASGVFAAMIVLAVVALAADYLLTTLEKRLLKWRPVAF, from the coding sequence ATGAATCAAGCACACACCGTCGACAAGTTGAGCGCCGCCAGCCTGGCCACTGTCGAACAAGAAGCACAACGCAAAATCAAGCAACGCTACTGGCTGGTGATATCGCTGCGCGTCGCCATCCTGATCCTGACCCTGGGCGGCTGGGAGCTGGCAGCCAGGCTGCAATGGATAGATCCGTTCTTCTTTTCGCAACCTTCGCTGATCGTGATCCAGATCTACGACTGGATCGTCGAAGGTACATCGCAAGGGCCGCTCTGGACCCAGGTGCTGGTGACGCTGGAAGAAACCGTGCTGGGCTTCCTGATCGGCTCGGTAGCGGGTGTGGTGTGCGGTATCCTGCTGGGCCGCAACAAGCTGCTGTCGGATGTCTTCAGCATCTATATCCAGGTCGCCAATTCGATTCCGCGGGTGGTGCTGGGGTCGATTTTCGTGATCGCGCTGGGCCTGGGCATGGCCTCCAAAGTCGCGCTGGCGGTAGTGATGGTGTTCTTCGTGGTGTTCGGCAATGCCTTCCAGGGCGTGCGTGAAGCCGATCGTTACATGATTGCAAACGCACAAATCCTCGGCGCATCGCCGCGCCAGGTCACCATGTCGGTGGTAATTCCATCGGCGCTGAGCTGGATCCTGGCAAGCTTGCACGTCAGCTTCGGCTTTGCGCTGGTCGGCGCCGTGGTGGGCGAATTCCTCGGTTCCAAGCAGGGCATCGGTTTGCTGATTTCGACTGCGCAGGGCGCTTTCAACGCCAGCGGCGTATTTGCCGCCATGATCGTGCTGGCCGTGGTGGCCCTGGCGGCGGATTATTTGCTGACTACGCTAGAAAAACGTTTGCTGAAATGGCGTCCTGTGGCATTCTAG
- a CDS encoding response regulator has product MKLLLIEDNPPLALWLSKILKEDKFTIDVASDGEMADSLLQSESYDVVLLDLQLPKMNGKSVLRRLRQRHNNVPVMILTASGSIDEKVDCLGAGADDYLVKPFEVRELVARIKALIRRQTPDKTAEMHCADLCYDSNTRQFSIAGQPLALPAREHDVLEILMLKQGKTVSKTALMDGVFGLDDEPSADAIEIYIHRLRKKMEHCQAAIMTLRGLGYLLKQKDIS; this is encoded by the coding sequence ATGAAATTACTCCTGATCGAAGATAATCCGCCGCTAGCACTGTGGCTCAGCAAGATCCTCAAGGAGGACAAGTTCACAATTGATGTCGCCAGCGATGGCGAAATGGCCGACAGTTTGCTGCAAAGCGAAAGCTACGATGTCGTCCTGCTCGACCTGCAGCTGCCAAAGATGAACGGCAAAAGCGTCTTGCGGCGGCTGCGCCAGCGCCACAACAATGTGCCGGTAATGATCCTGACCGCCAGCGGCTCGATCGACGAGAAGGTTGATTGCCTGGGCGCCGGCGCCGACGACTATCTGGTCAAGCCGTTCGAAGTGCGTGAGCTGGTGGCCAGGATCAAAGCCCTGATCCGCCGCCAGACGCCCGACAAGACAGCGGAAATGCATTGCGCCGACCTGTGCTACGACAGCAATACCCGGCAGTTCTCGATCGCCGGCCAGCCGCTGGCGCTGCCCGCGCGCGAACACGACGTGCTGGAAATCCTGATGCTCAAGCAAGGCAAGACCGTCTCGAAGACGGCCTTGATGGATGGCGTCTTCGGGCTGGACGATGAACCGAGCGCAGACGCCATCGAGATCTACATCCATCGCCTGCGCAAAAAAATGGAACACTGCCAGGCCGCCATCATGACGCTGCGCGGCCTCGGCTACCTGCTCAAACAGAAAGACATCTCTTGA